Proteins from one Prinia subflava isolate CZ2003 ecotype Zambia chromosome 4, Cam_Psub_1.2, whole genome shotgun sequence genomic window:
- the LOC134549476 gene encoding cadherin-related family member 5-like, translating into MAAASCPALLAACLALHLATARGDGCSGFGNLFTEIAENSAHGSLVARLPPGDAAGAGGGAGLQLCLVGADAAWFYLDGRSVRLNVSAGRALDREELESPVLMVALTCAEDGSSPVEFRIIVQVLNENDNRPHFQGATVLTHNVSELAPVHSVVFSAQAEDADGDTLMYVIDTASPDARFFRIDLPNSGRVVLARALDFESRRHLEVVVTAVEMNTRERFNASARVRVNVLDGDDQYPQFLPCTPRAPHGPRVCTSPVYTANVTEGQLQAGPLSFSPGAVYAEDGDRGLRAAITYSLLAGQESSRFHIDNVTGAITLLRAVESSRQTPEICLSVMASQVNDPSKYAVARALVRVLAPNRHPPRFPRARYRAFVPAAPRRAALLLTFGGQVLALRAHDPDFPEGLNPQVRYTLSHGANQSQQLFQVMPNGLLVAQADQLRPGQSYHLQVLARDEESGETSNTTVELEVLWPGQAAPRDPSEPPAGRGLPAGAVAGGAGALLLLGALLLLALLALRARRRRRRQQRTADRAALAIEKHPNVSLRWFQPVQAGKSPPSPPRLYYPNEGYSEVGEVPPPPPPPPPPPPPPPAPQAPPAPKPQANSVGRPGGGSPGGGSPGGSPPPPRASPSPPRAPSPGEVPGGPAEGGGSPVPGGRRGAALGVLPALEEMSEESLEEGPGGDPRVPPPLLQLLEDSIEC; encoded by the exons atggCGGCCGCGTCCTGCCCGGCGCTCCTGGCCGCCTGCCTGGCGCTGCACCTGGCCACAG CCCGGGGCGACGGGTGCAGCGGGTTCGGCAACCTGTTCACGGAGATCGCGGAGAACAGCGCCCACGGGAGCCTGGTGGCGCGGCTGCCGCCGGGGgacgcggcgggcgcggggggcggcgccggcctccagctctgcctggtggGCGCCGACGCCGCCTGGTTCTACCTGGACGGGCGCAGCGTCCGCCTCAACGTCTCGGCCGGGCGGGCGCTGGACCGCGAG GAACTGGAGTCCCCGGTGCTGATGGTGGCCCTGACCTGTGCCGAGGACGGCTCCTCCCCG GTGGAGTTCCGGATCATCGTCCAGGTCCTCAATGAGAACGACAACCGGCCCCACTTCCAGGGGGCCACCGTCCTCACCCACAACGTCAGCGAG CTGGCGCCGGTGCACTCGGTGGTGTTCAGCGCCCAGGCCGAGGACGCGGACGGGGACACGCTCATGTACGTCATCGACACGGCCTCG CCCGACGCCCGCTTCTTCCGCATCGACCTCCCGAACAGCGGCCGCGTGGTGCTGGCGCGGGCCCTCGACTTCGAGAGCCGGCGCCACCTCGAGGTGGTCGTGACCGCCGTG GAGATGAACACCCGCGAGCGGTTCAACGCGTCGGCGCGGGTGCGGGTCAATGTCCTGGACGGGGACGATCAGTACCCCCAGTTCCTGCCCTGCACCCCCCGCGCCCCCCACGGCCCCCGCGTCTGCACCAGCCCCGTCTACACCGCCAACGTCACCGAGGGCCAGCTCCAG gCGGGTCCCCTGAGCTTCAGCCCCGGCGCCGTCTATGCCGAGGACGGGGACAGGGGGCTGCGGGCGGCTATCACCTACTCCCTGCTGGCAG gtcaggagagcagcaggttCCACATCGACAACGTGACCGGGGCCATCACGCTGCTGCGGGCGGTGGAGAGCAGCCGCCAGACCCCCGAGATCTGCCTCAGCGTCATG GCCTCGCAGGTGAACGACCCCTCCAAGTACGCGGTGGCGCGGGCCCTGGTGCGGGTGCTGGCCCCGAACCGGCACCCGCCGCGCTTCCCCCGCGCCCGGTACCGCGCGTTCgtgcccgcggccccgcgccgcgccgcgctGCTGCTCACCTTCGGCGGGCAGGTGCTCGCCCTGCGCGCACACGACCCCGACTTCCCCGAG gggctgaaCCCCCAGGTGCGCTACACCCTGAGCCACGGCGCCaaccagagccagcagctgttCCAGGTGATGCCCAACGGGCTCCTGGTGGCCCAGGCGGATCAGCTGCGGCCCGGGCAGAGCTACCACCTGCAG GTGCTGGCACGGGACGAAGAATCGGGTGAGACCTCGAACACCACGgtggagctggaggtgctgtgGCCAGGACAGGCGG CCCCGCGGGACCCCTCGGAgccgccggcggggcgggggctgccggcgggggcggtggcggggggcgcgggggcgcTGCTCCTGCTCGGggccctcctgctgctggcgCTCCTGGCGCtgcgggcgcggcggcggcggcggcggcagcagcgcaCGGCGGACCGGGCGGCGCTGGCCATCGAGAAGCACCCCAACGTG AGCCTGAGGTGGTTCCAGCCG GTCCAGGCCGGCAAGtcccccccgagccccccccgGCTCTACTACCCCAACGAGGGCTACAGCGAGGTGGGCGAGgtccccccgccgcccccgccgccgccgccgccgccgccccccccGCCGGCCCCCCAGGCGCCCCCCGCCCCCAAACCCCAGGCCAACTCCGTGGGGCGGCCGGGGGGGGGCTCGCCCGGGGGGGGATCCCCGGGGGGGTCGCCCCCGCCCCCCCgcgccagccccagccccccccgcgcccccagcccgggggaGGTCCCGGGGGGTCCCGCAGAGGGCGGGGGCAGCCCCGTGCCCGGGGGGCGCCGGGGGGcggccctgggggtgctgccgGCGCTGGAGGAGATGAGCGAGGAGAGCCTGGAGGAGGGGCCGGGCGGAGACCCCCGAGTGCCGCCcccgctgctgcagctgctcgAGGACTCCATCGAGTGCTga